The Deinococcus gobiensis I-0 sequence CCCTTCCACCGCCTGGTGCAGCAGGTCAGGCCCGTATCTTCTGAGGCATCCACCTCCATTCTGTTGATAACATAATTCATGGCCTCGCTCATTGCTCACCCGGAGGCACCCTCATGCCACTGCTGATCGTCGAATCCCCCAAGAAGGCCAAGCAGATCGCCTCTTACCTCGGCCGCGACTGGACCGTCAAGGCCTGCTTCGGCCACGTGCGCGACCTGCCCGCCACCAAAGCGGACATCCCTGAGAAGTACCGCGACCAGGCCTGGGCCCGCCTCGGCATCAATGTCGACGCCGGGTACGCCCCCCTCTACGTCTCCCGCGCCAGAACCGGGGTCCTCACCGACCTGCGTGCCGCCACCAAGGCCGCTGGGGGAGACGTCTACCTTGCGTCCGACCCCGACCGGGAAGGGGAGAGCATCGCCTGGCACCTCAGCGTCGTCCTCGGCCTCAAGGACGCCCGCCGGGTCACGTACCAGGAAGTCACCAAGACCGCCATCCAGAAGGCCCTCCAGAACCCCCGCCCCATCAACCTCGCGCTCGTGGCCGCCCAGGAAAGCCGACGCATCCTCGACCGCCTCGCGGGCTACGGGGTCTCTCCACTCCTCTGGGATGCCATCGGTGGTCCGCAGTCCGCAGGCCGGGTCCAGTCGGCCGCCCTGATGCTGCTGGCCCAGCGCGAACAGTCCCGCCTGAGTTTCATTCCCTCGGCCTACTGGCGCGTCACCGCGAGCGTGGGCACCACCCCGACCTTCCAGGCGAGCGTGCAGGCCATCCGGGGCCTCCCGCTGGCGACAGCGGCCAGTTTCACCGCCCAGGGACAGCTCAAGGAAGGGATCGAGGTCGCGCAGCTCGATGCCCAGAAAGCCGAAGGCCTGCGCGCCTACCTGGAAGGGCGGGACGCCGAAATCACGAACATCGAGGTGAGCCCCATCACCCGGCGGCCGCCACCCCCCTTCACGACGTCGAGCCTGCAACAGGCGGCCGGAGCCCGGCTGCACCTGGGCGTCGAGACCGTGACCCGCGCGGCCCAGTCGCTCTACGAGCAGGGCCTGATCACCTACATCCGCACCGACAGTCCTGCCCTCTCCGACGAGGCCTTGCAACTCGCCCGCGCGGCCGTCGCTGAGCGCTTTGGAGAAGCTGCCCTGCCCCCGAGCCCCCGGCAGTACGCCACCCGCAACGCGAATGCTCAGGAGGCGCACGAGGCCATCCGCCCCGCCGGGGCTTTCCTCGCCCCGGAAGCCACGGGGTTGAACGGCGACGAACTTGCCCTCTACACCCTGATCTACACCCGCACGGTCGCCAGTCAGATGCAGGATGCCCTGGGCGAGAAGACGACCATCACCCTTCAGGCGGGCGTGGTGACGTTGGGCGCGACGGGTACCCGCCTGACCCAGCGTGGGTTCACGGCCCTCTACGACGATGATCAGAAGGACGAGGACGATCAGGCCCTCCCCGCCCTGACGACCGGGCAGCGCGCCCCCCTGAGCAAGGTCAAGGCCGAGGAGAAGAAGAGCAGCGCCCCGGCCCGCTTCAGCGAGGGCAGCTTCGTGCAGCTCATGGAGAAAGCAGGGATCGGCCGCCCGAGCACCTATGCCAGCACCCTGAAGACCCTGCTGGGCCGCAACTACGTGGCGATCCGGGCACGCAAGCTCCACGTGACGCCCCTGGGCCTGTGTGTGGCCCTGTACCTCCTGCAGCAGCTGCCGCAGCTCGTCGATGCCCGCTTCACCGCCCAGATGGAGCAGGATCTCGATGCCATCGCGAACGGGGAACTGAAGCGTCTGGACTATCTCGACCGCGTCTGGCGGGATGCCCTGAAGCCCGCCATCGCGGGTGCCCAGCGCACTTCGCCCCGCATCAAGGTCCCCGGCCGCGAGGCCGTCTTCGAGGTCCGGGACGGCCAGGTCACCCTGCGAACAGCGGACGGGGCCGCCCTGCTGCCAGCCGAGCTGCTGCCCGAGGATCTCGACGAGCGCAGCATCCCCGCTCTCCTTGCCGGCACCTGGAAGCCGAGCCTCAAGAGCACGCGCCGGACCGATGGGGAAACCGCTCCGTCAGCCGCGCCTGCAGCCAAGCGCAAGAGCAGCACAACGCCCCGGAAGAAGCGTGACAGCACCGCCAGCCCCCGGAAGAAGACCAGTACCTCGGGCACCTCCAGGCGGAAGGCCTGATGCGCTTCTCCCTCACCCCTGACGGGGTAGGAGCCCCCTCATGAGCCTCTTCGAGAACATCGACAACGCCCGTTCGCGGGCCGCCCGCACCAAGAAGAGCAAGCCCCTCCCTGAACCCGACACGTACCAGCGCGTCATCCGGGACGACTTCCGAGCCGGCCTCCGCGCCATGTGCGTGGACGCCGCGCCCGGCAGCGGCAAGACCACCCTCCTCCAGATGCTCGCGGAGATCATCCTCCAGGACGAGCTGCTGCCCGAGGGCGAGAAGGCCGTGTTCCTGGCCTTCAACACGAAGATCGTCAAAGCCCTGAAAAAGGTGCTGCCGGACATCTTCGACATCCGGACGGTCAACAGCCTGGGCTACCTGATCTGCCGGGAGAACATCGAAGGCCTGCAATTCGAGCCGAAGAAGTACGAGGACCTCATCCGGCGGATCGTGGACGATCTGAAGATCCCCTCACCCGCCAAACGCCGGGACCTCCTCGAGCGCCTCACCGCCTGCA is a genomic window containing:
- the topA gene encoding type I DNA topoisomerase; this translates as MPLLIVESPKKAKQIASYLGRDWTVKACFGHVRDLPATKADIPEKYRDQAWARLGINVDAGYAPLYVSRARTGVLTDLRAATKAAGGDVYLASDPDREGESIAWHLSVVLGLKDARRVTYQEVTKTAIQKALQNPRPINLALVAAQESRRILDRLAGYGVSPLLWDAIGGPQSAGRVQSAALMLLAQREQSRLSFIPSAYWRVTASVGTTPTFQASVQAIRGLPLATAASFTAQGQLKEGIEVAQLDAQKAEGLRAYLEGRDAEITNIEVSPITRRPPPPFTTSSLQQAAGARLHLGVETVTRAAQSLYEQGLITYIRTDSPALSDEALQLARAAVAERFGEAALPPSPRQYATRNANAQEAHEAIRPAGAFLAPEATGLNGDELALYTLIYTRTVASQMQDALGEKTTITLQAGVVTLGATGTRLTQRGFTALYDDDQKDEDDQALPALTTGQRAPLSKVKAEEKKSSAPARFSEGSFVQLMEKAGIGRPSTYASTLKTLLGRNYVAIRARKLHVTPLGLCVALYLLQQLPQLVDARFTAQMEQDLDAIANGELKRLDYLDRVWRDALKPAIAGAQRTSPRIKVPGREAVFEVRDGQVTLRTADGAALLPAELLPEDLDERSIPALLAGTWKPSLKSTRRTDGETAPSAAPAAKRKSSTTPRKKRDSTASPRKKTSTSGTSRRKA